In Methanonatronarchaeum thermophilum, a genomic segment contains:
- a CDS encoding type IV pilin translates to MSPVIGVILLLGIVVLLASSVGVMVLGIGEDFAEPAPNVVLESDQKDGFDRITHVGGDTVYGENIEVKGGIVVDMPDSFGVGDSMQVIPTSDNMEIVWSTEESSIILKSISTSPVNPFEHEKVDTSITTEGEKDVVTFEEGGPSTDYITIEVTSNIEIEGKLQVDLTTWPEGCDGGEPAGEPEILTYQEKLNFKDGYAQEFTLEISGGSPYPWVTDSDTVVTEMSVQLVEGYSDQKLEKNVVLETGDGVFKSGLYQSDCGGHPMNIAGGVTLHS, encoded by the coding sequence TTGAGCCCTGTTATTGGGGTTATTCTTTTATTAGGTATTGTAGTTTTGCTTGCATCATCAGTTGGGGTTATGGTTTTAGGTATAGGTGAAGATTTTGCTGAGCCTGCTCCGAATGTTGTTTTAGAATCAGATCAAAAAGATGGTTTTGATAGAATAACGCATGTTGGAGGAGACACCGTTTATGGTGAAAATATCGAAGTTAAAGGCGGGATAGTAGTAGATATGCCAGATTCATTTGGTGTAGGGGATTCGATGCAAGTAATCCCAACCTCAGATAACATGGAAATAGTCTGGAGTACCGAAGAAAGTTCGATAATACTAAAATCCATCTCTACATCTCCTGTAAACCCATTTGAACACGAAAAAGTGGATACAAGTATAACAACAGAAGGTGAAAAAGATGTTGTAACTTTCGAAGAAGGAGGTCCATCTACTGATTATATCACTATTGAAGTTACAAGTAATATTGAAATTGAAGGCAAACTACAAGTAGATTTGACAACTTGGCCAGAAGGTTGTGATGGTGGGGAACCTGCAGGAGAACCAGAAATACTTACATATCAAGAAAAATTAAACTTTAAAGATGGTTATGCCCAAGAATTTACATTAGAAATAAGCGGAGGTTCACCTTATCCTTGGGTTACAGATTCAGATACAGTGGTAACTGAAATGAGTGTCCAGTTGGTAGAGGGCTATTCGGATCAGAAGTTAGAAAAAAACGTCGTTCTTGAAACTGGAGATGGAGTTTTTAAAAGTGGTCTTTATCAGTCTGATTGTGGTGGCCATCCAATGAATATCGCTGGCGGTGTCACCCTTCATTCCTAA
- a CDS encoding AAA family ATPase: MGKDNLSWSSLELQSKIDEDSETLHNHTGLLNSKDRYNRILEYISNNWSDIQRENSDLSGLDYRDLRIYREILRNRSSRYVGHALQTHNIPVIKRVAGRPPEGNDLSGLRTLQLLEQRLNQEIYICYIAGNMGSGKTDFAILLAELYHTWLNGKVASNIQSFKEKDEYCSGIEELERWLKSEAGEKQKQSNKLFIFDEASSHASGYSKDSTKVERQFSNLLKKFRKYRASLIIIGHTGKDIHPDIRRLLNDYIVKQSQKEAIFYRSVRDAKGQGKQFKLKGIPRTNYTFNTYENTEWKWKDPEEESLEPECVVEIERAKEVVNQIQEEGIDGYVNRYKKNYHAGMEEGTIKSFRENKIIKDFKINKKVYKFVEEDLRDIYEVLG; encoded by the coding sequence ATGGGGAAGGATAATCTGAGTTGGAGTAGCCTGGAATTGCAGAGTAAGATTGATGAGGATTCGGAGACTCTGCATAATCATACTGGCCTTCTTAACTCCAAAGATCGGTACAATCGGATACTGGAATACATATCTAATAACTGGAGTGATATACAGAGGGAAAATTCGGATTTGAGTGGGCTTGATTATCGGGACCTGCGGATTTATCGGGAGATATTGAGGAATAGGTCTTCGAGGTATGTGGGGCATGCTTTGCAGACTCATAATATTCCTGTGATTAAGAGGGTTGCTGGTAGGCCTCCTGAGGGTAATGATCTTAGTGGGTTGCGAACCCTGCAGCTACTTGAACAGAGATTGAATCAAGAGATTTATATTTGTTATATTGCGGGGAATATGGGTAGTGGTAAAACCGATTTTGCAATACTGCTGGCTGAGCTATACCACACCTGGCTCAATGGAAAAGTTGCAAGCAACATCCAATCATTCAAGGAGAAAGACGAATATTGCAGCGGAATCGAAGAACTGGAGAGATGGCTTAAATCAGAGGCAGGAGAAAAACAAAAACAGAGCAATAAACTCTTCATCTTTGATGAGGCATCGAGTCATGCTTCTGGTTATTCTAAGGACAGTACAAAGGTTGAGAGACAGTTCTCTAATTTATTGAAGAAGTTTAGGAAGTATCGTGCCAGCTTGATTATTATTGGGCATACGGGTAAGGATATCCATCCTGACATCCGGAGACTACTAAATGATTACATAGTTAAGCAAAGTCAAAAAGAAGCAATTTTCTATAGGTCTGTAAGGGATGCAAAAGGCCAGGGGAAACAATTCAAGCTAAAAGGAATTCCCAGGACAAACTACACATTCAACACATATGAGAATACAGAGTGGAAATGGAAAGATCCTGAAGAAGAGAGTTTAGAGCCGGAGTGTGTGGTGGAGATTGAGCGGGCCAAAGAAGTAGTAAATCAAATCCAGGAGGAGGGGATCGATGGTTATGTTAATAGGTATAAGAAGAATTATCATGCTGGGATGGAGGAAGGTACAATCAAAAGTTTCCGTGAAAACAAGATAATCAAGGACTTTAAAATCAACAAAAAGGTCTATAAGTTTGTTGAGGAGGATTTAAGAGACATCTATGAGGTACTTGGCTAA
- a CDS encoding Eco57I restriction-modification methylase domain-containing protein, whose protein sequence is MEYIVENTLGPLIDEIKDDLLDYDNFADRFAERVFDLKVLDPAMGSGHFLVEAVDYLAREVVNAHEKQAKEEGGETIDETHDIHWARRQVAQNCIYGVDLNPMATELAKVSLWLRTLASEQPLAFLDHHLKTGNSLVGSDFEDIEEIEETSGDGRPETSLTDFGLTFKGTIDDLLKVYQEIMQIENEELSDIKKIEEKYSEIERNKIKNRLETILDIHTAQKFNIEVPEDTIKNLVSSIKDDKIWKKIKIEEWYKKVKETKQKHRFFNWQLEYPEVFFSEKNGFDAVIGNPPYVNVFNLPEDQRNYFNEQYFVNKNKTDLYAYFIEKSNSISENKIGFIVSNTWLSIDSFSKLRKLILKQLRIEKLSDLGSNVFEDATVSTMILILSQNEASDFKLVDIEESGKEIEQKVIPIDHCLNDNYIINLDIDKKTARIFDKIEKNRKLGDYANFSLGIKTADNDRFLSNQRTEKYTEPVLRGKEIERYWIESPSEYMWYSPEKMKERKGAGPRSRDFFDLHKKIVLQEISGESIVSAIDYDQRFPLDTVNVIYEIDKIRMENLVSILNSKLINLWYGSQYKGIHVKLNELARIPVTTGNKQLIESTKEIQGLKKEFKRINLNIKDYLGNYSIGKTINDLYTPVKGLSDTILTDTISEKDKLRIGDVEFQEKDSQLILKVTARYKPNEDEDFNQNGLDRWGYLETNFIPAMTFSGSDKELFLIREFTKLAINKGGGFANFRKTATKTKSLINRLEELTLPKIENVSTSLKKYMEQKEKAERLEKEIQEIDNEINAIVFDLYDLTKEEVKIVLNSLDTEEEVKEDIINKFIDLQGNSEET, encoded by the coding sequence GTGGAGTATATTGTTGAGAATACTCTTGGTCCTCTGATTGATGAGATTAAGGATGATTTGTTGGATTATGATAATTTTGCGGATAGGTTTGCTGAGAGAGTTTTTGATTTGAAGGTTCTGGATCCTGCTATGGGTAGCGGCCACTTCCTAGTAGAAGCAGTAGACTATCTAGCTAGGGAAGTAGTCAATGCTCATGAGAAACAGGCGAAGGAAGAAGGCGGAGAGACAATCGATGAAACACACGATATACATTGGGCACGACGACAAGTAGCACAAAACTGTATATATGGCGTAGACCTCAACCCAATGGCCACAGAACTAGCCAAAGTCTCATTATGGCTTAGAACTCTTGCATCTGAACAACCACTTGCATTCTTAGACCACCACCTAAAAACAGGAAACTCTTTGGTAGGTTCAGATTTTGAAGATATTGAAGAAATTGAGGAGACTAGTGGTGATGGTAGGCCTGAAACCTCATTAACTGATTTCGGATTGACTTTTAAGGGAACAATCGATGATTTACTAAAAGTTTATCAGGAGATTATGCAGATAGAAAACGAAGAACTCAGCGACATAAAAAAGATTGAAGAAAAATACAGCGAAATAGAACGAAATAAAATAAAAAATAGACTAGAAACAATCTTGGACATCCATACCGCACAAAAATTCAATATTGAAGTTCCAGAGGACACTATAAAAAACCTCGTGTCATCCATAAAAGATGATAAGATATGGAAAAAAATCAAAATAGAAGAATGGTACAAAAAAGTAAAGGAAACTAAACAAAAACACAGATTCTTCAACTGGCAACTAGAATATCCGGAAGTATTTTTCAGTGAAAAAAATGGATTTGACGCAGTAATAGGAAACCCTCCATATGTAAACGTTTTTAATTTGCCTGAAGATCAGCGAAATTACTTCAATGAACAATATTTTGTTAATAAAAATAAGACTGATCTTTACGCCTACTTTATAGAGAAAAGTAACTCAATATCAGAAAATAAGATTGGTTTTATAGTTTCAAATACTTGGCTTTCAATAGATAGTTTTTCAAAATTAAGAAAGCTTATACTGAAGCAACTAAGAATTGAAAAATTATCTGATTTAGGGTCTAATGTATTCGAAGATGCAACCGTATCTACTATGATATTGATTTTAAGTCAAAATGAGGCTTCCGATTTTAAATTAGTAGATATTGAAGAATCAGGCAAGGAAATTGAACAGAAGGTAATCCCTATAGACCACTGCTTGAACGATAATTACATTATTAATTTAGATATTGATAAAAAAACTGCTAGAATTTTCGATAAAATCGAAAAGAATCGTAAATTAGGAGATTATGCGAATTTCTCACTTGGAATTAAAACAGCTGACAATGACAGGTTTTTATCGAATCAAAGAACCGAGAAATATACAGAACCTGTTCTTAGAGGTAAAGAAATCGAAAGGTATTGGATTGAATCACCATCTGAGTATATGTGGTACAGTCCTGAAAAAATGAAAGAAAGAAAGGGTGCTGGTCCCAGAAGCAGGGATTTTTTCGATCTTCATAAAAAGATTGTTCTACAAGAAATTAGTGGTGAGAGCATAGTCTCTGCTATTGATTATGATCAAAGATTCCCTCTAGATACTGTAAATGTAATTTATGAGATAGATAAGATTAGAATGGAAAATCTGGTAAGTATTCTAAATTCAAAGTTGATTAATCTCTGGTACGGTTCACAATATAAAGGAATACATGTAAAACTAAATGAATTAGCTAGAATTCCGGTAACCACTGGAAACAAACAGTTAATAGAATCGACCAAAGAAATTCAAGGGTTGAAAAAGGAATTTAAGAGAATTAACCTTAATATCAAGGATTACCTTGGTAATTACTCTATCGGCAAAACCATAAATGACCTTTACACTCCTGTTAAGGGTCTTTCTGACACTATCCTGACCGATACTATTTCTGAAAAGGACAAACTTAGAATTGGTGATGTTGAATTTCAAGAAAAAGATAGTCAATTAATTTTAAAGGTCACAGCTCGTTACAAGCCAAATGAAGATGAAGATTTTAACCAAAATGGGCTTGATCGGTGGGGTTATCTCGAAACTAATTTCATTCCTGCTATGACATTTTCTGGTTCCGATAAAGAGTTATTTTTGATTCGTGAATTCACTAAACTGGCTATTAATAAAGGAGGAGGCTTCGCTAATTTTAGAAAAACAGCTACTAAAACTAAATCTTTAATAAACCGTTTAGAAGAGCTAACTTTACCAAAAATTGAAAACGTAAGTACGAGCCTCAAAAAGTATATGGAGCAGAAAGAAAAGGCTGAGAGGCTAGAAAAGGAAATCCAAGAAATTGATAATGAGATAAACGCAATAGTTTTTGATCTATATGATTTGACTAAAGAAGAGGTTAAGATTGTTTTAAATTCACTGGATACGGAAGAAGAGGTTAAAGAAGACATTATAAATAAGTTTATAGATTTACAAGGAAACTCTGAAGAGACTTAA
- a CDS encoding DEAD/DEAH box helicase, producing the protein MVVLNVGDRVKFAGGKGEVTKIEERPNGNHLLHVYTDEGQLRKLPSGLPHIEKMDSVVDRLKACEVDSPVHCDLRERATRLDLAYRYDRFLSLTSNRIEIEPYQVKAAYEILNSYDKRYLIGDEVGLGKTIEAGIVIEELIARGRADRVLIVAPAPLTFQWQKELREKFNRNFVIYDRQHVETCRRSHPTKNVWEQENFIITSIDFLKQTNDDPDSDILSVRDELENLEPGWDIAIFDEAHHLTARRGSDQSIERTQRYKAAEIVARNSDSLLLLTGTPHKGKQDQFYFLIKLLDPYRFSHESEITPEKLDDLMIRRLKEDMYETDGTRMFPDKNIEAIPVRMSEAEKQLYKDVTEYTREYYNLAKQEDKNVAGFTMVIYQKRAVSSIHAIKKSLENRIEAIQSDSITEDLPKNTKELLRKYATNPETLTDSERTQVEKALETVTFKWDKNQMQKELEQVKKLLKQAQNIEKDSKEQLLRKIIDRILYEDPEEKILIFTDYTDTLKYLRDQVLQDHDVAEVYGDLNQQQRIKEMKKFEEEANIMLATDAAQEGLNLQFAHIMINYDLPWNPIRIDQRMGRLHRYGQTNTVEIRNLFYKDTRENEILKLLLDKIDQIESDLGMSSDVMGQILDEVDLEKTIMTAIAEDKPTKEVIADIEKTMKEQKDALETVEKNFLIRDHFDLSNEDEELLEVIERSQTEEVTEEDIEKLVRNFFNEFNGEIKGTRPGPSRSTGDIYQLKTPNIISGQQIKQKYPKATFTKDIAMKKDDIEFIAIDHPIVKSIIDLSTKSDHIKGQIAIKTTENNQKTPGILFTYRLGYTSGAGEIVTEKMKKIYVNKKGEVTTNPPKIKETLSPQNIESKENIQELASKAKKLHQEAEMEAWNQVESFAEEARKERKREIEIKKQHAEKHFKNEIQTWQKRLKKYQKKAEKGEDMSAPIGNAKTQIKNLKDEKKDELEYLEEEKHVIPEEPELTTTAYVISEK; encoded by the coding sequence ATGGTTGTTTTAAATGTTGGTGATCGGGTCAAGTTTGCTGGGGGTAAAGGAGAAGTTACTAAGATTGAGGAGAGGCCTAATGGTAATCATCTTCTCCATGTTTATACGGATGAAGGTCAGTTAAGGAAGCTTCCTAGTGGTTTGCCTCATATTGAGAAGATGGATTCGGTTGTTGACCGTTTAAAAGCTTGTGAGGTTGATTCTCCAGTGCATTGTGACCTTCGTGAGCGGGCTACTCGTCTTGACCTTGCTTATCGGTATGACCGTTTTCTTTCTTTGACAAGTAATCGTATTGAGATTGAGCCTTATCAGGTTAAAGCTGCATATGAAATCTTGAATTCTTATGATAAACGTTATCTCATCGGTGACGAGGTCGGTTTAGGTAAAACCATTGAAGCAGGGATAGTTATTGAAGAGCTTATTGCTCGAGGAAGAGCGGACCGTGTTCTTATCGTGGCACCTGCACCACTGACCTTTCAATGGCAGAAAGAGCTGCGTGAAAAATTCAATCGGAACTTCGTGATCTACGATCGTCAACATGTTGAGACTTGCAGGCGGTCTCATCCGACCAAAAACGTCTGGGAACAAGAAAACTTCATAATAACCTCAATCGATTTCCTAAAACAGACAAACGATGACCCAGACTCAGATATTCTATCCGTTAGAGATGAATTAGAGAATCTTGAGCCAGGTTGGGATATAGCTATATTTGATGAAGCCCACCACCTAACAGCACGTCGAGGAAGCGACCAATCAATAGAACGAACACAAAGATATAAAGCAGCTGAAATTGTCGCAAGAAACTCCGACTCACTACTATTGCTCACCGGGACACCACATAAAGGAAAACAAGACCAATTCTACTTCTTAATCAAACTTCTTGATCCATATCGCTTCAGCCATGAATCTGAAATAACTCCTGAAAAACTCGATGACCTGATGATTCGGCGGCTTAAAGAAGACATGTATGAAACCGATGGAACCCGTATGTTTCCAGATAAAAACATAGAAGCCATCCCTGTAAGGATGTCCGAAGCTGAAAAACAACTTTATAAAGACGTAACAGAATACACTCGAGAATACTACAACCTCGCCAAACAAGAAGATAAAAATGTAGCCGGATTCACCATGGTCATATACCAAAAAAGAGCAGTTTCAAGCATACACGCAATAAAAAAATCACTCGAAAACCGCATAGAAGCAATACAAAGTGACAGCATAACAGAAGACCTACCAAAAAATACAAAGGAGCTTTTAAGAAAATACGCAACCAACCCTGAAACCCTAACCGATTCAGAACGCACTCAAGTAGAAAAAGCCCTAGAAACAGTCACATTCAAATGGGATAAAAACCAGATGCAGAAAGAACTAGAACAAGTTAAAAAACTCCTAAAACAAGCCCAAAACATAGAGAAAGACTCAAAAGAACAACTACTCCGAAAAATTATAGACCGTATCTTGTATGAAGACCCCGAGGAAAAAATACTTATCTTCACAGACTACACAGACACTCTAAAATACCTAAGAGACCAAGTTCTCCAAGACCATGACGTCGCCGAAGTATACGGAGACCTAAACCAACAACAAAGAATAAAAGAAATGAAAAAATTCGAAGAAGAAGCAAACATAATGCTCGCAACCGACGCCGCCCAAGAAGGCCTAAACCTACAGTTCGCACACATCATGATCAACTACGACCTCCCATGGAACCCAATACGCATAGACCAACGAATGGGCAGACTACACCGATACGGACAAACAAACACAGTAGAAATACGCAACCTATTCTACAAAGACACAAGAGAAAACGAAATCCTCAAACTCCTGCTTGACAAAATCGACCAAATCGAAAGCGACCTCGGAATGAGTTCAGACGTAATGGGACAAATCCTAGATGAAGTAGACCTAGAAAAAACCATCATGACAGCTATAGCCGAAGACAAACCAACAAAAGAAGTCATAGCAGACATCGAAAAAACAATGAAAGAACAAAAAGACGCTTTAGAAACAGTTGAAAAAAACTTCCTAATCAGAGATCATTTTGACCTGTCCAATGAAGATGAAGAACTACTCGAAGTTATAGAAAGAAGCCAAACAGAGGAAGTCACCGAAGAAGACATAGAAAAATTAGTACGAAATTTCTTCAACGAATTTAACGGAGAAATAAAAGGAACACGACCAGGACCATCACGCTCAACCGGAGACATATACCAACTAAAAACACCAAACATAATCTCAGGCCAACAAATAAAACAAAAATACCCAAAAGCAACCTTCACCAAAGACATCGCAATGAAAAAAGACGATATAGAATTCATCGCCATAGACCACCCCATAGTAAAATCAATAATAGACCTATCCACAAAATCAGACCACATAAAAGGACAAATAGCAATAAAAACCACAGAAAACAACCAGAAAACACCAGGAATACTATTCACCTATAGACTAGGATACACATCAGGAGCCGGAGAAATAGTCACAGAAAAAATGAAAAAAATCTACGTAAACAAAAAAGGCGAAGTAACAACCAACCCACCAAAAATAAAAGAAACCCTCTCACCCCAAAATATAGAATCAAAAGAGAATATCCAGGAACTAGCTTCAAAAGCAAAGAAACTCCACCAAGAAGCTGAAATGGAAGCCTGGAACCAAGTCGAATCATTCGCCGAAGAAGCAAGAAAAGAAAGAAAAAGAGAAATAGAAATCAAAAAACAACACGCAGAAAAACACTTCAAAAACGAAATCCAAACATGGCAAAAAAGACTCAAAAAATACCAAAAAAAAGCTGAAAAAGGAGAAGACATGTCAGCACCAATAGGAAACGCCAAAACACAAATAAAAAACCTCAAAGATGAAAAAAAAGACGAACTTGAATACCTTGAAGAAGAAAAACACGTAATACCCGAAGAACCAGAACTAACAACAACAGCATACGTAATATCCGAAAAATAG
- a CDS encoding phospholipase D family protein: MVNGSFDSSLIDLGTKFKEDLKSGEFNNFLFITYGIEPGLIEWFPKGSDITILTRRQEIEKIINSEYSDKVKTKILDSHAKIYLMWNQKEIRCWLGSFNFTGGGLFSNIEWCSFFTGELEAPLEKSKMEEENFNPNLTDKCEVNQILDFSSSILAKRDPQLTDNLFENSKFPLILLHSDGSNTLKKSIEKIIDDKILKEIVYITPFFSKEGIMNIIPKGINPEDVELKVLTNKPSKRNYDAGNFPRRSKIEELEEKLDNFKLLKRSSKGEGTTLPDGKEIRDGFIHMKFIGVLLESKKGEEEFHSIFTSANLSKKVWKDKFKSIEVGIWNRDPRVNKKIRTFLEKFKFCFSKFDDEDLEEIDKTLKELEVEEEKKEIWLENTFRDLLTLTKNRLKIEKSASLPKIKDLTCSVFFKNLIDKKQEKEEIVFSEGKDCYSGEMKILEEKKNLVIDFIKINFETNLVEPQKRIKQKHTKKYLENIENLKKEWDAVVIDGDPISKFEIPLEYDDSNIKNILLRKTGKSKNSKTIILEKIEKQPHFEDGLIEDKKASIKTIQGIGDVYEIEIKTNSSIKPPFDTLGFYNDCGEKIDFIGFSKKNERIFYYFYPEIQGRELTVKVEKPYKSYLNQETSKIKIPRYNANYKSKQDKIKKIELNHTLSHEKYSHIPEKLNENKFISEKSSLKINAPKKDIGNLKDAELKYYWKEDSLLYNAPQIKSIGQEFKPFNPYSKIYYRGLIQKEHSGRKVNLMTSSRSLKVKKKLIESIDIKMHNFPRELPLDKLDENSLLGFLKLGEENITYDTASGILQKKPDIIVYKNGSKLPTKNFETLNSGRVIFIPIFFRDIGRENSFIFIFKFKNDTSYTSNFAWYLKIKKYKISMNGKEKITIEDKTGGSSLPIKKNENTKEKIELKFNQELSKGESSRIKGELEEKNKIYPIDESFPKKFPIKLKKDSLLVFKSK, from the coding sequence ATGGTTAATGGAAGTTTTGATAGTTCCTTGATTGACTTAGGAACTAAATTTAAAGAAGACTTAAAGTCTGGTGAATTCAATAATTTTCTATTTATAACATATGGGATAGAGCCTGGGCTAATCGAATGGTTTCCAAAAGGAAGCGATATAACTATTCTAACTCGGAGACAAGAAATCGAGAAAATAATAAACTCCGAATATTCTGATAAGGTCAAAACCAAAATATTAGACAGTCATGCCAAAATCTATCTCATGTGGAACCAAAAAGAGATTAGATGTTGGCTGGGTTCATTCAATTTTACCGGAGGTGGTCTCTTTAGCAATATTGAATGGTGCTCTTTCTTTACTGGAGAGCTAGAAGCCCCGCTAGAAAAAAGCAAAATGGAAGAGGAGAATTTCAATCCAAACCTCACTGATAAATGCGAGGTCAATCAGATCCTAGACTTCAGTAGTAGTATTTTAGCCAAAAGAGATCCACAATTAACGGACAACTTATTTGAAAACTCTAAGTTTCCTCTAATCTTGCTACACTCAGATGGTTCAAATACCCTTAAAAAGTCTATTGAAAAAATAATTGATGATAAAATTCTTAAGGAAATAGTATACATAACCCCTTTTTTTAGTAAAGAAGGAATAATGAATATAATTCCCAAAGGAATAAATCCAGAAGACGTTGAATTAAAAGTTCTTACTAACAAACCCTCAAAGAGAAATTATGACGCTGGTAACTTTCCAAGGAGATCGAAAATTGAAGAGCTTGAAGAAAAGCTTGATAATTTTAAATTGCTTAAGAGAAGTTCTAAGGGTGAAGGAACTACTCTTCCTGACGGAAAGGAAATTAGGGATGGATTTATCCACATGAAGTTTATTGGAGTACTTTTAGAAAGTAAAAAAGGAGAAGAAGAATTCCATTCCATTTTTACAAGTGCAAATCTCTCCAAGAAGGTTTGGAAAGATAAATTCAAAAGTATTGAAGTTGGCATCTGGAATCGAGATCCCAGAGTCAACAAAAAAATCAGGACCTTCTTGGAAAAGTTCAAGTTTTGTTTTTCTAAATTCGATGATGAGGATCTCGAGGAGATTGACAAAACCCTCAAAGAACTAGAAGTAGAGGAAGAAAAAAAAGAAATATGGTTGGAAAACACCTTCAGAGATTTATTGACATTAACTAAGAATCGTTTAAAAATAGAAAAAAGCGCTTCACTCCCGAAAATAAAGGATTTAACCTGTTCAGTTTTCTTTAAGAACCTAATAGATAAAAAACAAGAAAAAGAAGAAATAGTTTTTTCTGAGGGTAAAGATTGCTATTCTGGTGAAATGAAAATTCTGGAAGAAAAGAAAAATCTAGTTATAGACTTTATAAAAATTAATTTTGAAACAAATCTAGTTGAACCACAAAAGAGAATCAAACAAAAACATACTAAAAAATATCTTGAGAATATTGAAAATCTAAAAAAAGAATGGGATGCCGTGGTTATTGATGGAGATCCAATTTCAAAATTTGAAATTCCGCTTGAGTATGATGATAGTAATATAAAAAATATACTACTTAGAAAAACTGGAAAGTCTAAGAACTCAAAAACCATTATTTTAGAAAAAATTGAAAAACAACCACATTTTGAAGATGGATTAATCGAAGATAAAAAAGCTTCTATAAAAACTATTCAGGGAATCGGAGATGTATATGAAATTGAAATAAAAACAAATTCATCTATAAAACCACCTTTTGATACCCTCGGCTTTTATAATGATTGCGGTGAGAAAATCGATTTTATAGGTTTCTCAAAGAAAAATGAAAGAATATTTTACTACTTTTATCCCGAAATCCAGGGGAGAGAACTAACTGTAAAAGTTGAAAAGCCTTATAAAAGCTACTTAAATCAAGAAACCTCTAAAATTAAAATACCAAGATATAATGCTAATTATAAATCAAAACAAGATAAAATCAAAAAGATAGAATTAAATCATACCCTCTCCCATGAAAAATATAGCCATATCCCAGAGAAGTTAAATGAAAATAAATTCATATCTGAAAAATCCTCATTGAAGATAAATGCCCCCAAAAAAGATATTGGAAATCTCAAAGATGCTGAACTTAAATATTATTGGAAGGAGGACTCTCTTCTTTACAATGCACCCCAAATCAAGTCTATTGGACAGGAATTTAAACCCTTTAATCCTTATTCAAAAATATATTATCGTGGATTAATCCAGAAAGAACATTCTGGAAGAAAAGTCAATTTGATGACTTCAAGCAGATCTTTGAAAGTCAAGAAAAAACTCATAGAATCCATAGATATAAAGATGCACAACTTTCCTCGGGAACTACCATTGGATAAATTAGATGAAAACAGCCTTTTAGGATTTCTAAAACTGGGAGAAGAAAACATAACCTATGATACGGCTTCAGGAATTTTACAAAAGAAACCAGATATTATAGTATATAAAAATGGATCAAAACTCCCAACTAAGAATTTTGAAACTCTAAATTCAGGTAGGGTAATTTTTATACCAATATTTTTTAGAGATATAGGAAGGGAAAACTCCTTTATTTTCATATTCAAATTCAAAAACGACACATCATACACTTCAAACTTTGCTTGGTACTTAAAAATAAAAAAATATAAAATATCTATGAATGGAAAAGAAAAAATCACAATTGAAGATAAAACTGGCGGTTCTTCTTTACCTATCAAGAAAAATGAAAATACAAAAGAAAAAATTGAACTTAAATTTAATCAAGAACTTAGTAAAGGAGAAAGCAGTAGAATAAAGGGTGAGCTGGAAGAAAAAAATAAGATATATCCTATAGATGAATCTTTTCCCAAAAAATTTCCTATTAAACTGAAAAAAGACTCCTTACTTGTTTTTAAATCTAAATAA
- a CDS encoding tyrosine-type recombinase/integrase yields the protein MDKTGYKTQNRHHKLPKYHRETEIQKMLEKSDQQNQRDYLILKILWSTGLRGSELISLQKKDLEFNEKRIIVRNGKGGKDRVVPVPQEIKNLLKMWTNNLNKDDLVFDISSRTLRNIVYKYAGKCDFTSKPHKWRHSFAIHCLKNGMDLRTLQKILGHTSLSTTQIYLDVVAEDVQKEYEKVWG from the coding sequence ATGGATAAAACAGGCTATAAAACACAAAATAGACACCATAAATTACCGAAATACCATAGAGAAACGGAAATACAGAAAATGCTAGAAAAATCCGATCAACAAAACCAAAGAGACTACCTAATACTAAAAATCCTATGGAGCACCGGCCTACGAGGAAGCGAATTAATCTCATTACAAAAGAAAGATCTCGAGTTCAATGAAAAAAGGATAATAGTAAGGAATGGTAAGGGTGGGAAAGACAGAGTGGTACCAGTACCCCAGGAAATCAAGAATCTGTTGAAGATGTGGACAAACAACCTAAACAAAGATGACCTTGTGTTCGATATTTCTTCACGGACACTAAGGAATATAGTTTATAAGTATGCTGGAAAATGTGATTTTACATCTAAGCCGCATAAATGGCGGCACAGCTTCGCAATCCACTGCCTCAAGAATGGAATGGACCTAAGGACACTTCAAAAGATACTGGGTCACACCTCACTTTCAACCACACAGATATACTTAGATGTAGTGGCTGAAGACGTACAAAAAGAGTATGAGAAAGTTTGGGGATAA